A single genomic interval of Thermodesulfobacteriota bacterium harbors:
- a CDS encoding calcium/sodium antiporter produces MTAALFLTLLGLILLYGGAEGLVRGSSALALRLGLSPLLVGLTVVAFGTSSPELAVSVRAALAGQGDIALGNVVGSNIANVALILGVCALARPLRVDAQVVRWDAPVLFATSALLVVLLGDRVLGRAEGLALCAALVAYLVLSVHLARREPSPGIQEEFAQALPAAPRRLWAEVLLVVAGLGLLVLGGRFLVSGAVTVARGLGLSEAFIGLTVVAVGTSLPELATSLVAALRGEADLAVGNVVGSNIFNVLGVAGLASVIHPMTANALGRFDLWVMLAVAAVALPIVRTGHRVSRGEGALLAVGYFAYVGWLLA; encoded by the coding sequence GTGACCGCTGCGCTGTTCCTCACTCTCTTGGGCTTGATCTTGCTCTACGGCGGCGCCGAAGGGCTCGTGCGCGGCAGCTCCGCCCTGGCCCTGCGCCTGGGGCTTTCGCCCCTCCTGGTCGGGCTGACCGTGGTGGCCTTCGGCACCAGCAGCCCCGAGCTGGCCGTGAGCGTGCGGGCCGCCCTGGCGGGGCAGGGCGACATTGCGCTGGGCAACGTGGTGGGGTCGAACATCGCCAACGTGGCCCTCATCCTCGGGGTCTGCGCCCTGGCGCGCCCCTTGCGGGTGGACGCCCAGGTGGTGCGCTGGGACGCGCCGGTACTGTTCGCGACCTCCGCGCTCCTGGTGGTCCTCCTGGGAGACCGGGTCCTGGGCCGTGCCGAGGGCCTGGCGCTCTGCGCCGCCCTCGTCGCCTACCTGGTTCTCAGCGTGCACCTGGCGCGGCGCGAGCCCTCCCCCGGGATCCAGGAGGAGTTCGCCCAGGCGCTGCCCGCGGCGCCCCGGCGCCTCTGGGCCGAGGTGCTCCTGGTGGTGGCCGGCCTGGGGCTTCTGGTGCTCGGCGGCCGGTTTTTGGTGTCCGGCGCGGTGACGGTGGCCCGGGGCCTGGGGCTGAGCGAGGCGTTCATCGGCCTCACCGTGGTGGCCGTGGGGACGAGCCTTCCCGAACTCGCCACCTCGCTCGTTGCCGCGCTGCGGGGCGAGGCGGACCTGGCCGTGGGCAACGTGGTGGGCTCGAACATCTTCAACGTGCTCGGCGTGGCAGGGCTGGCCTCCGTAATCCACCCCATGACCGCAAACGCCCTGGGCCGGTTCGATCTCTGGGTCATGCTCGCCGTGGCGGCGGTCGCGCTGCCCATCGTCCGGACCGGCCATCGGGTGAGCCGGGGTGAGGGGGCGCTTCTTGCCGTCGGGTACTTTGCCTACGTGGGTTGGTTGCTGGCATAG
- a CDS encoding NADH-quinone oxidoreductase subunit B family protein has product MPSRLRNPAIDAVLAYCRANSVWPMTFGLACCALEMMAMGMARLDASRYGAEVFRPSPRQCDLMIVAGTVNKKMAPAVVTLYEQMPSPKYVIAMGNCAISGGPFKIAENYNVIEGVDRLIPVDVYVPGCPPRPEGLMEGIFALQKKISGVRHPFPQMRGAFVPKRKGKGSHVA; this is encoded by the coding sequence CTGCCCTCGCGGCTGCGCAATCCGGCGATCGACGCGGTGCTGGCTTACTGCCGCGCCAACTCGGTGTGGCCCATGACCTTCGGGCTCGCCTGCTGCGCCCTGGAGATGATGGCCATGGGCATGGCCCGCCTCGACGCCTCCCGCTACGGCGCCGAGGTGTTTCGCCCTTCGCCCCGCCAGTGCGACCTCATGATCGTGGCGGGAACCGTGAACAAGAAGATGGCCCCGGCGGTGGTCACCCTCTATGAGCAGATGCCCTCCCCCAAGTACGTGATCGCCATGGGCAACTGCGCCATCTCCGGCGGACCCTTCAAGATCGCCGAGAACTACAACGTGATCGAGGGTGTGGACCGGCTCATCCCGGTGGACGTGTACGTGCCCGGGTGCCCGCCCCGCCCCGAGGGACTCATGGAGGGGATCTTCGCGCTCCAGAAGAAGATCTCGGGCGTGCGCCATCCCTTCCCCCAGATGCGGGGCGCGTTCGTCCCCAAGCGAAAGGGCAAGGGCTCCCATGTCGCCTGA
- a CDS encoding NADH-quinone oxidoreductase subunit A, which yields MENQWVLDHAYVLIFLAVGFLAAALPFAVSALLAPRSLWSKSLDAYECGMDPIGPAWIRYGVLYYLYALMFLAFDVDVLYLFPAALAYRKIPGYGVAFEVILFLAILSLAVAYAWRKGVFTWPRKIPTR from the coding sequence TTGGAGAACCAGTGGGTCCTCGACCACGCCTACGTCCTGATCTTCCTCGCCGTGGGATTTCTGGCCGCCGCCCTCCCCTTTGCCGTCTCCGCCCTCCTCGCCCCCCGCAGCCTCTGGTCCAAGTCCCTCGACGCCTACGAATGCGGCATGGACCCCATCGGCCCGGCCTGGATCCGTTACGGGGTCCTCTACTACCTCTACGCCCTGATGTTCCTCGCCTTCGACGTGGACGTGCTGTACCTCTTCCCCGCCGCGCTCGCCTACCGGAAGATCCCGGGCTACGGAGTCGCGTTCGAGGTGATCCTGTTCCTTGCGATTCTCTCTCTCGCCGTCGCCTACGCCTGGCGCAAGGGAGTGTTCACGTGGCCCCGAAAGATCCCAACGCGGTAG
- a CDS encoding NADH-quinone oxidoreductase subunit C, with translation MSPEEIRTVLEQTGTVRIVQPDYRVRGVHVDALVSATQLRGAAAALRERDFLIDHVTAVDATPELLVVYHFSHVEGGCRAALKLLTDREHPTAPTIRDIYPGADWHERETHDFYGVVFEGHPDLSPLILPEDAGDLRPLRKGADGLKTLAELIPEFGPPPGAEGAEKPQKPRAKKEKTGEEGA, from the coding sequence ATGTCGCCTGAGGAGATTCGCACCGTCCTCGAGCAGACCGGCACCGTGCGCATCGTGCAGCCCGACTACCGGGTGCGCGGCGTCCACGTGGACGCCCTGGTGTCGGCCACCCAACTTCGGGGCGCCGCCGCCGCGTTGCGGGAGCGGGACTTCCTCATCGACCACGTGACCGCGGTGGACGCGACTCCCGAACTCCTCGTGGTCTACCACTTCAGCCACGTGGAGGGCGGGTGCCGCGCCGCGCTCAAGCTCCTCACCGACCGGGAGCACCCCACCGCCCCCACCATCCGCGACATCTACCCGGGCGCGGACTGGCACGAGCGGGAGACCCACGACTTCTACGGCGTGGTCTTCGAGGGCCACCCCGACCTGAGCCCCCTGATCCTGCCCGAGGACGCGGGCGACCTGCGGCCCCTGCGCAAGGGCGCGGACGGGCTCAAGACGCTGGCCGAGCTCATCCCCGAGTTCGGGCCCCCGCCCGGGGCGGAGGGCGCGGAGAAGCCCCAGAAGCCGCGCGCAAAGAAGGAGAAGACGGGGGAGGAAGGCGCATGA